One Thalassotalea hakodatensis DNA segment encodes these proteins:
- a CDS encoding AAA family ATPase, with protein MMILVGGEKGGSGKSCLAQNLAVYFAKIKKGIVLMVDCDPQRTTSDWIQARNTDPSLPAINCIQLYGKIRNDLLSLNQHYDYVIVDCGGQDNLALRAAMSVADHVIIPLRPKRRDLKTVPHMEDMLSTCKMVNPKMLASFVITQCPALPTQANRIIEAKDVCKSYGINVLNAVTYSRNIYDDSEESGSSVLEIDSESKAAIEIISIAEELIAMKPDNSHEFN; from the coding sequence ATGATGATTTTAGTTGGTGGCGAAAAAGGCGGTAGCGGTAAAAGCTGCTTAGCTCAGAACTTAGCTGTATATTTTGCCAAGATTAAAAAGGGTATCGTGTTAATGGTTGATTGTGACCCACAACGCACAACATCGGATTGGATTCAGGCACGAAATACAGATCCTTCATTACCTGCGATTAATTGTATTCAGCTTTATGGTAAAATTCGCAATGACTTACTGAGCCTTAATCAACACTATGATTATGTGATTGTTGATTGTGGCGGCCAAGATAATCTTGCGCTGCGTGCTGCTATGTCGGTTGCTGATCATGTTATTATTCCACTAAGACCAAAGCGCAGAGATTTGAAAACTGTACCGCATATGGAAGATATGCTTAGTACTTGTAAAATGGTTAATCCAAAAATGCTTGCCTCGTTTGTGATCACACAATGCCCAGCATTACCGACCCAAGCCAATCGCATTATTGAAGCTAAAGATGTGTGTAAGTCATATGGTATCAATGTATTGAATGCTGTGACTTATAGCAGGAACATTTATGATGATAGCGAAGAAAGTGGCTCTTCGGTGTTAGAAATAGACAGTGAAAGTAAAGCCGCAATTGAGATCATATCGATTGCTGAAGAACTGATTGCCATGAAACCGGATAACTCGCATGAGTTTAACTGA
- a CDS encoding PilZ domain-containing protein, protein MTEQSDTPIERRQSFRLDMEKELVNIQWRDASGTEFNKTIACLDFSRGGLKLDCDQEIPVNVQATVIFKAAAPQSQKLTGQVVRCLKQDSGWYEIALRLDD, encoded by the coding sequence ATGACAGAACAAAGTGATACGCCAATTGAGCGAAGACAGTCTTTTCGACTGGATATGGAAAAGGAATTAGTCAATATTCAATGGCGAGATGCTTCAGGTACAGAATTTAATAAAACGATTGCCTGTTTAGATTTTTCCAGAGGCGGCTTAAAACTGGATTGTGATCAGGAAATTCCAGTTAATGTGCAAGCGACGGTCATTTTTAAAGCGGCGGCGCCACAAAGTCAAAAACTTACTGGGCAAGTTGTTAGGTGTTTAAAGCAAGATAGTGGTTGGTATGAAATTGCATTGCGTCTTGATGATTAG
- the radC gene encoding RadC family protein has translation MLKDWPIMEKPREKLLSLGAQSLSDAELLAIFIRTGVKGNNVVELSRQLLLTFGSLSAVFQASQHEFCQINGLGSAKYVQLQACLEMVKRCLGEELIKGDALTSSQASKAFLIGQLRHEHREVFAVLLLDTQHQVIAFEKLFYGTLNAAAVYPRVVVETAIRQHANAVILAHNHPSGIAEASIADKQITNRLTQALALVDIKVLDHMIVAGHQCYSFAEHGLL, from the coding sequence ATGTTAAAAGATTGGCCAATCATGGAAAAGCCAAGAGAAAAATTATTATCACTTGGTGCGCAATCATTATCTGATGCGGAACTACTGGCTATTTTTATCCGCACAGGTGTGAAAGGAAATAACGTTGTGGAGTTGTCTCGGCAGTTGTTATTAACGTTTGGTAGTTTATCCGCTGTGTTTCAGGCAAGTCAGCATGAATTTTGTCAAATAAATGGTTTAGGAAGCGCTAAGTATGTACAGCTGCAAGCATGTCTTGAAATGGTTAAAAGGTGCCTTGGCGAAGAGTTAATTAAAGGTGACGCACTGACAAGCTCTCAAGCAAGTAAAGCATTTCTTATTGGACAGTTAAGGCATGAACATCGGGAAGTGTTTGCTGTTTTATTATTAGATACTCAACATCAGGTTATTGCCTTTGAGAAACTTTTTTATGGCACGCTCAATGCTGCAGCCGTATATCCTCGCGTGGTTGTTGAAACGGCTATACGCCAACACGCAAACGCGGTCATTCTTGCACATAACCATCCTTCTGGTATTGCGGAAGCAAGCATAGCAGATAAGCAAATCACGAATCGTTTAACTCAAGCGCTTGCGCTGGTTGATATCAAGGTACTTGATCATATGATTGTTGCTGGGCATCAATGTTATTCATTCGCAGAACACGGACTGTTGTAA
- the coaBC gene encoding bifunctional phosphopantothenoylcysteine decarboxylase/phosphopantothenate--cysteine ligase CoaBC, producing the protein MQQLADKNIVLGITGGIAAYKTPELVRRLKEQGANVRVVMTDSAKAFITPLTLQAVSGLAVSDSLLDTEAELAMGHIELAKWADLMLIAPASANTIARMAHGFADDLLSTIVLATDAPIAISPAMNQQMWHAQATQENIHTLIQRDILIWGPGSGEQACGDIGLGRMIEVSDIVTHVCNLFASNDLADQHWVITAGPTREAIDPVRYISNHSSGKMGYAIAKSALQAGANVTVISGPVSLAPIQGCNMVYVDSAQQMLQQALNHCSKATVFVACAAVSDYRMAEVAEHKIKKTAETDQLTLTLEKNPDIVASVAQLTAKPFVVGFAAETQQVEQYAKDKLIRKNLNMIAANDVSKAGHGFNSENNALKIFSRDKSVEIPLASKQHVADQLVAIIKRQLDEIL; encoded by the coding sequence ATGCAACAACTCGCAGATAAAAACATTGTCTTAGGCATCACTGGTGGCATCGCAGCTTATAAAACGCCTGAACTAGTAAGGCGATTAAAAGAGCAAGGTGCAAATGTACGCGTTGTAATGACAGACAGCGCTAAAGCATTCATTACACCACTAACACTACAGGCCGTTTCCGGTTTGGCGGTATCAGACAGTTTATTAGATACTGAAGCCGAACTCGCTATGGGGCATATCGAATTGGCAAAGTGGGCTGATTTAATGCTTATTGCACCGGCAAGTGCAAACACCATAGCGCGTATGGCACATGGGTTTGCTGACGACTTACTTTCTACGATAGTGTTAGCAACAGATGCTCCTATCGCCATTAGCCCAGCGATGAACCAACAAATGTGGCATGCACAAGCAACACAAGAAAATATTCACACACTTATACAGCGAGATATACTTATCTGGGGACCAGGAAGTGGCGAACAAGCTTGTGGTGATATTGGCTTGGGACGCATGATCGAAGTCAGTGACATTGTAACGCATGTATGCAACCTCTTTGCCTCTAACGATTTAGCTGATCAACACTGGGTGATCACAGCAGGTCCAACGCGAGAAGCTATTGATCCTGTTCGCTATATTTCCAATCACAGCTCAGGAAAAATGGGTTATGCCATCGCTAAATCTGCATTGCAAGCAGGTGCGAATGTTACCGTTATTTCAGGCCCTGTAAGCTTGGCACCTATTCAAGGCTGTAACATGGTATATGTCGATAGCGCACAACAAATGTTACAACAAGCCCTTAATCATTGTAGTAAGGCGACTGTTTTTGTCGCCTGCGCCGCCGTTTCTGATTATCGCATGGCAGAAGTGGCTGAACACAAAATAAAGAAAACAGCAGAGACTGATCAGCTCACACTCACCCTTGAAAAAAATCCAGATATTGTTGCTAGTGTTGCTCAATTAACGGCTAAACCTTTCGTTGTAGGCTTTGCCGCAGAAACGCAACAGGTCGAACAATACGCCAAAGATAAATTGATACGTAAGAATTTAAACATGATCGCTGCAAACGATGTCAGCAAAGCAGGGCACGGTTTCAACAGTGAAAACAATGCGCTTAAAATATTTAGTCGTGATAAAAGTGTTGAGATACCACTGGCAAGCAAACAACATGTTGCTGATCAATTAGTCGCTATTATTAAACGTCAACTAGATGAAATACTTTGA
- the slmA gene encoding nucleoid occlusion factor SlmA produces the protein MSGSAKPNRKQQILECLALMLQTSPGQRITTAKLAEQVGVSEAALYRHFPSKARMFEGLIEFIEESIFSRVNLILTDHKEALVRCHHILHVLLIFAERNPGMCRILSGDALMGENERLRTRVNQFFEKLESQFKQVLRERKLREGKGFDIPELALANILVSFAEGKICQYVRTGFEKKPSESFNDQWLFLMASK, from the coding sequence ATGTCGGGTTCCGCAAAGCCTAATCGTAAACAACAAATCTTAGAATGTTTAGCATTAATGTTGCAAACTAGTCCTGGGCAACGCATCACTACCGCCAAACTTGCAGAACAAGTAGGGGTATCTGAAGCCGCGCTTTACCGACACTTTCCATCAAAAGCAAGAATGTTTGAAGGCTTGATAGAGTTTATTGAAGAGTCTATTTTCTCACGTGTCAATTTAATTTTAACCGATCACAAAGAAGCCCTTGTTAGATGCCATCACATATTACATGTCTTGTTGATTTTTGCTGAACGCAACCCTGGTATGTGTCGTATTTTATCTGGTGATGCATTAATGGGCGAAAATGAACGTTTGCGCACACGGGTCAATCAATTTTTTGAAAAACTTGAGTCACAATTTAAACAAGTGTTACGTGAGCGTAAGTTACGCGAAGGTAAGGGCTTTGACATTCCAGAGTTAGCGTTAGCCAATATCTTAGTTTCATTTGCTGAAGGAAAAATTTGTCAATACGTACGAACTGGTTTTGAAAAGAAACCCAGTGAGAGCTTTAACGACCAATGGTTATTTTTAATGGCGAGTAAATAA
- a CDS encoding aminoacyl-histidine dipeptidase yields the protein MSQLAELSPSILWQLFEQLCQIPRPSKHEQRVSTWIQQWATSLNLEVSEDSVGNLLIRKPAATGMENKKGVILQAHMDMVPQKNNDKEHDFLNDPIEAYIDGEWVTANGTTLGADNGIGLVSALAVLASSDIAHGPLEVLITIDEEAGMTGAFGLQSDWLEGDILINTDSEQEGEVYMGCAGGIDGNARFDLDFQPVKKNTTAFNLSISGLKGGHSGVDIHTGRANACKLLVRFLLIATERFNIQLTELNGGSLRNAIPREAETSFVIETKHIEALKQCLADYLATIRFNLKAAEPNIDMLLISPEEFEQCWTPACQAQILNAINACPNGVIRMSDDIEGIVESSLNLGVMRTKGTRFECMTLIRSLHDDGRSEVESMVRSVFSLAGANIIFDGAYPGWKPDTTSPIMATVRDAYQSLFNTLPEIMVIHAGLECGLFKSAYPQWDMVSIGPTIKFPHSPDEKVHIASVNKYWQLLVEVLKQIPEKS from the coding sequence GTGAGTCAACTAGCTGAACTTTCTCCTTCAATCTTATGGCAATTATTCGAGCAACTCTGCCAAATTCCTCGCCCCTCGAAACATGAACAACGCGTTTCAACATGGATACAACAATGGGCTACCTCGCTAAACTTAGAGGTTAGCGAAGACAGCGTCGGAAATTTACTTATTCGTAAACCTGCGGCAACGGGAATGGAAAACAAAAAAGGGGTTATTTTACAAGCCCATATGGACATGGTGCCTCAAAAAAATAATGACAAAGAACACGACTTTCTCAATGACCCAATTGAGGCCTACATTGATGGCGAGTGGGTCACAGCCAATGGCACCACACTAGGTGCTGACAATGGTATCGGGCTTGTATCAGCACTTGCGGTACTAGCCAGTTCAGATATTGCGCACGGTCCATTAGAAGTATTAATCACAATTGATGAAGAAGCAGGCATGACTGGCGCTTTTGGCTTACAGTCTGATTGGCTAGAAGGCGACATTTTAATTAATACTGACTCCGAACAAGAAGGTGAAGTGTACATGGGTTGCGCCGGTGGTATTGACGGCAATGCTAGATTTGACCTCGACTTTCAACCTGTTAAGAAAAATACTACAGCATTTAACCTCTCAATATCTGGGCTAAAAGGCGGCCATTCTGGCGTTGATATTCACACGGGTCGTGCTAATGCCTGTAAACTGTTAGTGCGTTTCTTATTGATTGCCACAGAGCGTTTTAATATACAACTAACAGAGCTTAATGGCGGCAGTCTGCGAAATGCAATTCCTCGTGAAGCTGAAACAAGCTTTGTTATTGAAACGAAGCATATCGAAGCATTAAAACAATGTCTCGCTGATTATTTAGCCACAATACGTTTTAATTTAAAAGCCGCTGAACCCAACATAGACATGTTGCTTATTTCTCCAGAAGAATTCGAACAGTGTTGGACACCAGCTTGCCAAGCTCAAATTTTAAACGCAATAAACGCCTGCCCGAATGGTGTTATACGTATGAGTGATGATATTGAAGGCATTGTAGAGTCTTCACTAAACTTAGGCGTTATGCGTACTAAAGGAACTCGCTTTGAATGTATGACATTGATCCGTAGCTTACATGATGACGGCCGCTCGGAGGTTGAATCGATGGTTCGTTCTGTGTTCAGCCTTGCAGGGGCAAACATTATCTTTGATGGTGCCTACCCAGGCTGGAAACCAGATACCACTTCACCCATTATGGCTACAGTTCGCGACGCGTATCAGTCATTATTTAATACATTACCTGAAATTATGGTAATTCATGCGGGGTTAGAATGTGGCTTATTTAAATCGGCCTATCCGCAATGGGATATGGTTTCTATTGGACCAACGATCAAATTTCCGCACTCCCCTGATGAAAAAGTACATATTGCATCTGTGAATAAATACTGGCAATTATTAGTTGAAGTATTAAAACAAATACCTGAAAAAAGCTGA
- a CDS encoding response regulator: protein MIQPEQIIIADDHPLFRQALLDTLKVQLTKTQWVEAQTIEELEQQLQANQAADMLLLDLNIPGAHGFNTLIHVRNHFPQIPVVVVSAHEDQDTISKAMEYGAAGFVPKSTPVDTIFVAIQKVFMGDIWLPPTFTPSSKTQHIDIAESVASLTQQQYRILMMFAQGMLNKQIAYDLNVSEATIKAHATAIFRKLNVRNRTQAVIAISQLDLSEQQFAEE from the coding sequence ATGATCCAGCCAGAACAAATAATAATAGCTGATGATCACCCATTGTTCAGACAAGCTTTATTAGACACACTAAAAGTACAATTGACAAAAACACAGTGGGTAGAAGCACAAACCATTGAAGAGCTTGAACAACAACTACAAGCAAATCAAGCAGCAGATATGTTGTTACTTGATCTCAATATTCCAGGCGCTCACGGCTTTAATACGTTGATCCATGTCAGAAACCATTTTCCACAAATTCCTGTCGTTGTTGTCTCTGCACACGAAGATCAAGACACCATCAGTAAAGCCATGGAATATGGCGCTGCAGGCTTTGTGCCTAAATCAACACCTGTTGATACAATTTTTGTTGCTATTCAGAAGGTTTTCATGGGCGACATTTGGCTACCACCTACCTTTACGCCGAGTAGTAAAACACAACATATTGATATTGCTGAAAGTGTTGCGAGCTTGACTCAGCAGCAATATCGAATTTTAATGATGTTTGCCCAAGGCATGTTAAACAAACAAATTGCTTATGATCTGAACGTATCAGAAGCAACGATTAAAGCGCATGCAACTGCGATTTTTCGTAAGCTTAATGTTAGAAACCGAACACAAGCCGTTATCGCGATTAGTCAATTAGACTTATCAGAACAACAATTTGCTGAAGAATAA
- a CDS encoding hybrid sensor histidine kinase/response regulator — translation MFPNWQLTLISISYIGLLFIIAYLGDKYRHRLAKQAQKYIYALSLGVYCTSWSFLGTTGQASSNFLSHIPIYLGPIIIFLFFWPFIQRIIRISLKLNLTSIADLLASRFGKSHNLAIIVTLVALIGTMPYIALQLKAIVYSFQQLQATNVVSTWGFGLIVSLVLAGFTVMFGIRNIDVTERHPGVMLAIAFESLVKLIAFLAVGLFVSFVLFDSPSEIWHQSGANIQLYQNFNTPNLLSMSAMLIIVMAAFLSLPRQFQVMVVELKDEKDTWLSRRVFPLYLLVFALFAAPLGLAGDLLLGDSVPADTYVLFLPWTQEQTWLTLVAFLGAISAASSMVIISSIALSTMLSNEIVFPMIFRSSNTRHTDYDNFRSRLLKIRKLLVLKVILLGYGVFLLASPDTLSSLGEIAFGAFAQLTPALVAAFYWRRASLTGVYGGILVGFTLWLLLNFLPQFGFYQSPITDGILPAKSSANLLSLGINVLVMWALSIMSRQSVQERVQASVFLEWQLPDMQATSRKSRKINSHELELLVSRFVGIKKAADSFAQFNQQHNKRALGLAVYNQRLLQYTENTLASVMGSSSAQLVISSALDGRDIALDELAVLVEDASNQKQQQIQHLLQSAIENASEGISIVDRDLKLVAWNKKYLDIFKYPKELIYAGVKIEKLIRYNISRGLVGEGNIEQQVNKRIAYLRSGSSHSSEREHDNGQVIRIEGNPLPDGGFVMMFSDITAYRHAEQMLKAENFDLETVVQERTQKLEQANEALEFAREKAEQAHIKKSLYLKACSHDLMQPLEAARLFTSALASQDNLNEVQQRQVKNIDHSLKVANDLLADLSEIARIESGNIKAHFEAFPLQPLFNDLSQEFSASAQELSVDFRVAATSLWVLSDKHMLRRILQNLIGNAFRYASPGKVLLGARCHDEKVTIQVADNGPGIPEDKQNIVFEQFTQLNTPQTSGSSRGLGLGLNITQSLANILGHQLGLTSKLSQGCSFTVGLNKAAINVQPVIEKPQINVGFSDITVMCIDNDHDVLSGMVELLNAWQCNVLAAASYQEAKALFAEHYNDTEILLVDYQLDDDHNGLDLIQALREQSNQYLPAILITATTDEDIEEKTKAADVGFMRKLVKPAALRAMMSAMLAKKLQDKYLT, via the coding sequence TATGCGCTTTCACTTGGTGTTTACTGCACATCGTGGAGTTTTTTAGGCACGACCGGCCAAGCATCAAGTAATTTTTTATCGCATATTCCTATTTATTTAGGGCCTATCATTATTTTTTTATTTTTCTGGCCTTTTATTCAGCGCATTATTCGTATCAGTTTAAAACTAAACTTAACCTCAATCGCTGATTTACTCGCCTCTCGGTTTGGTAAATCACATAATCTAGCCATAATTGTTACGTTGGTCGCACTCATTGGCACAATGCCCTATATCGCACTTCAGTTAAAAGCCATCGTATACTCTTTCCAACAACTGCAAGCCACTAACGTAGTGAGTACATGGGGCTTTGGCTTGATTGTTAGCTTAGTACTGGCAGGTTTTACTGTAATGTTCGGTATTAGAAATATAGACGTGACTGAGCGCCATCCAGGTGTGATGCTTGCCATTGCGTTTGAGAGTTTAGTCAAACTTATTGCTTTCTTAGCCGTTGGCTTATTTGTCAGTTTTGTTCTTTTTGATTCGCCGAGTGAAATTTGGCACCAATCTGGGGCTAATATTCAGTTATATCAAAACTTCAATACGCCTAACCTATTATCTATGTCAGCAATGTTAATTATTGTTATGGCAGCTTTTTTATCATTACCACGCCAATTTCAGGTGATGGTCGTTGAACTTAAAGATGAAAAAGATACGTGGCTGAGTCGACGTGTGTTTCCGCTGTATTTATTAGTCTTTGCATTATTTGCGGCACCCCTTGGTTTAGCGGGTGATTTATTGTTAGGAGATTCAGTTCCTGCCGATACTTACGTGCTTTTCTTACCTTGGACACAAGAACAAACTTGGTTAACGCTAGTGGCTTTTTTGGGCGCAATATCTGCCGCTAGTTCTATGGTCATCATTTCTTCAATTGCATTAAGTACCATGTTAAGCAATGAAATTGTCTTTCCCATGATATTCCGCTCTAGTAATACGCGTCACACAGATTACGATAATTTTAGGTCTCGATTACTAAAAATTCGTAAGTTATTAGTGTTAAAGGTGATATTACTTGGCTACGGTGTTTTCTTGCTTGCTTCGCCTGATACGTTAAGTTCTTTAGGTGAAATTGCCTTTGGTGCTTTTGCACAATTAACCCCTGCCCTTGTTGCTGCTTTTTATTGGCGAAGAGCTAGTTTAACAGGTGTGTATGGCGGTATATTAGTGGGTTTTACTTTATGGCTTTTACTAAACTTTTTACCTCAATTTGGCTTTTACCAATCCCCAATTACTGATGGTATTTTACCGGCTAAAAGTAGCGCGAATTTATTGAGCTTGGGCATTAATGTACTGGTGATGTGGGCGTTATCTATTATGAGCCGACAAAGTGTTCAAGAACGGGTTCAAGCCTCTGTATTTCTTGAATGGCAATTACCTGATATGCAAGCAACTTCACGTAAAAGTCGTAAAATTAATAGCCATGAACTTGAATTACTTGTTTCCCGTTTTGTGGGGATTAAAAAAGCTGCGGATAGCTTTGCGCAATTTAACCAACAACACAACAAAAGAGCATTAGGTTTGGCTGTGTATAATCAGCGCTTATTGCAATATACCGAAAATACCTTGGCAAGTGTTATGGGATCTTCGTCTGCACAGTTGGTTATTTCGTCAGCGCTGGATGGAAGAGATATTGCGCTAGATGAACTAGCAGTATTGGTTGAGGATGCATCAAATCAAAAACAACAGCAGATACAGCATTTATTACAAAGTGCGATTGAGAATGCTAGTGAAGGGATTTCTATTGTTGATCGAGACTTAAAATTGGTCGCGTGGAATAAAAAATACCTCGATATTTTTAAATACCCGAAAGAACTGATTTATGCAGGGGTTAAAATCGAAAAATTGATCCGCTATAACATTTCACGAGGCTTAGTAGGAGAAGGTAATATTGAACAACAGGTAAATAAACGTATTGCTTATTTACGATCTGGGAGTTCACATAGTTCAGAGCGAGAGCATGATAATGGGCAAGTGATTCGTATTGAAGGTAATCCATTACCTGATGGCGGCTTTGTCATGATGTTTTCTGATATTACTGCTTATCGACATGCAGAACAAATGCTTAAAGCTGAAAACTTCGATTTAGAAACTGTTGTGCAAGAACGAACACAAAAGTTAGAGCAAGCCAATGAAGCGTTAGAATTTGCACGCGAAAAAGCAGAACAAGCGCATATTAAAAAAAGCTTATATTTAAAGGCTTGTAGCCATGATTTAATGCAACCTCTAGAAGCTGCTAGACTTTTTACCTCGGCACTTGCTAGCCAAGATAACTTAAATGAAGTTCAGCAGCGACAAGTGAAAAATATTGATCATTCATTGAAAGTGGCGAATGATCTTTTAGCGGATTTAAGCGAAATTGCCCGTATTGAAAGTGGCAACATTAAAGCACACTTTGAAGCCTTCCCCTTGCAACCGTTATTTAACGATTTAAGCCAAGAGTTTTCTGCATCAGCACAAGAGTTATCGGTAGATTTTCGTGTTGCGGCAACCTCGTTATGGGTGCTTTCAGACAAACATATGCTGCGCCGAATTTTACAAAACTTAATCGGTAATGCGTTTCGCTATGCAAGTCCTGGAAAAGTGTTGTTAGGGGCAAGGTGTCATGACGAAAAAGTGACCATTCAAGTGGCTGATAATGGCCCCGGCATTCCAGAAGACAAACAAAATATAGTGTTTGAACAGTTTACCCAATTGAACACGCCACAAACATCTGGTAGCAGTAGAGGGTTAGGTTTGGGGTTAAATATTACTCAAAGCTTGGCAAATATTTTAGGACATCAGCTCGGATTAACCTCTAAACTTTCACAGGGCTGTAGTTTCACTGTTGGGCTAAACAAGGCCGCAATAAATGTTCAGCCAGTCATAGAAAAACCACAAATTAATGTAGGTTTTAGTGATATTACCGTGATGTGTATTGATAATGATCATGATGTGCTAAGTGGCATGGTTGAGCTATTAAATGCGTGGCAATGTAATGTATTGGCGGCGGCATCCTATCAAGAAGCAAAAGCACTATTTGCAGAGCACTATAATGATACTGAAATATTATTGGTAGATTATCAGCTCGATGATGATCATAACGGCCTTGACTTGATACAAGCGTTAAGAGAACAATCGAATCAATATTTGCCAGCGATATTGATCACTGCTACTACAGATGAAGACATTGAAGAAAAAACCAAGGCGGCAGATGTTGGCTTTATGCGAAAGCTCGTTAAACCTGCAGCGCTAAGAGCAATGATGAGCGCCATGTTAGCGAAGAAATTACAAGATAAATACTTAACGTAA